One genomic region from Balaenoptera acutorostrata chromosome 1, mBalAcu1.1, whole genome shotgun sequence encodes:
- the MARCKSL1 gene encoding MARCKS-related protein has protein sequence MGSQSSKAPRGDVTAEEAAGASPAKVNGQENGHVKSNGDLSPKGEGESTPVNGTEEAAGATGDAIEPAPPSQGAEAKGEVPPKETPKKKKKFSFKKPFKLSGLSFKRNRKEGGGDSSASSPTEEEQEQGEIGACSEEGTALEGKAAATPESQEPQAKGAEASAASKGGDTEEAGPQAAEPSTPSGPESGPTPASEQNE, from the exons ATGGGCAGCCAGAGCTCCAAGGCTCCCCGGGGCGACGTGACCGCCGAGGAGGCAGCAGGCGCTTCCCCCGCTAAGGTCAACGGACAG GAGAACGGCCACGTGAAAAGCAATGGAGACTTATCCCCCAAAGGTGAAGGGGAGTCGACCCCCGTGAACGGAACAGAGGAGGCAGCCGGGGCCACTGGCGATGCCATCGAGCCGGCACCCCCTAGCCAGGGCGCTGAGGCCAAGGGGGAGGTCCCCCCCAAGGAGAcccccaagaagaagaagaaattctctTTCAAGAAGCCTTTCAAATTGAGTGGCCTGTCCTTCAAGAGAAATcggaaggagggagggggtgatTCGTCTGCCTCCTCACCCACAGAGGAAGAGCAGGAGCAGGGGGAGATCGGTGCCTGCAGCGAGGAAGGCACTGCCCTGGAAGGGAAGGCTGCCGCCACCCCTGAGAGCCAGGAGCCCCAGGCCAAAGGGGCAGAGGCTAGCGCTGCCTCCAAGGGAGGAGACACAGAAGAGGCAGGGCCCCAGGCCGCAGAGCCATCCACTCCCTCGGGGCCGGAGAGTGGCCCTACACCAGCGAGCGAGCAGAATGAGTAg
- the FAM229A gene encoding protein FAM229A, with product MQPSPSTPGPRRAADTCQAPPGPERPHAARAQVAASSLGPASASGRAPRGPDMSGQEAPQGRRFPIEAGDSPGFAAPRESQDSSERVATEHNPVRPLRRCPGCHCLTLLHVPIDVYLALGGSPRVRAT from the exons ATGCAGCCCTCCCCCTCGACGCCCGGGCCCCGACGCGCCGCAGACACCTGCCAGGCTCCGCCTGGACCGGAGCGTCCTCACGCGGCCAGGGCTCAGGTAGCTGCTTCCAGCCTGGGACCGGCCTCGGCCTCCGGCAG AGCGCCCCGGGGCCCGGACATGAGTGGCCAGGAGGCCCCGCAGGGTCGGAGATTCCCCATTGAGGCCGGAGACTCCCCTGGCTTTGCCGCCCCCCGCGAGTCCCAGGACAGCTCGGAGCGGGTAGCTACGGAGCACAACCCGGTCAG GCCGCTTCGACGCTGCCCCGGCTGCCACTGCCTGACGCTGCTGCACGTGCCCATCGACGTCTACCTGGCCTTGGGCGGGAGCCCCCGGGTCCGCGCCACCTGA